The following are encoded together in the Humulus lupulus chromosome 5, drHumLupu1.1, whole genome shotgun sequence genome:
- the LOC133834400 gene encoding probable RNA-binding protein ARP1 isoform X2 gives MYMQRERKMKEMVGSSEEGDTKYRKIFVGGLAWGTQRESMKAYFEQFGQIVEAVVIADKHTGRSKGYGFVTFKDPNSAIKACQDPYPVIDGRRTNCNLAAFGSPPHKNAPNTPQRGLWKVRSTSSPSSSSSMTMARPALDSLGVSTYNYQPLPEYAYPYGAYGYPSYQQDIYTVSYYNAAYGIGGQLQDFPAQYVIGSPNELYFSWYQYPLLPLSTTDPKTTQQTNQEATATEAMTVKGAAVHGAASGSEHTSFA, from the exons atgtatatgcaGAGAGAAAGGAAGATGAAGGAGATGGTGGGTTCATCAGAAGAGGGTgacacaaaatacagaaagattTTTGTAGGAGGGTTGGCTTGGGGAACTCAAAGGGAGTCCATGAAAGCCTATTTTGAGCAGTTTGGTCAGATTGTTGAAGCTGTTGTCATTGCTGATAAACATACTGGAAGATCCAAAGGCTATGGCTTT GTGACATTTAAGGATCCAAATTCAGCTATAAAAGCTTGTCAGGATCCTTACCCTGTCATTGATGGAAGAAGAACTAATTGTAACCTTGCTGCCTTCGGTTCTCCTCCTCACAAAAATGCTCCAAACACTCCTCAACGTG GGTTGTGGAAGGTCAGATCAacatcatcaccatcatcatcatcatcaatgaCTATGGCAAGGCCAGCTCTTGATTCTTTAGGTGTCTCAACATATAACTACCAACCTCTACCTGAATATGCATACCCTTATGGGGCTTATGG GTACCCCAGTTACCAGCAAGACATTTATACAGTG AGTTATTACAATGCTGCTTATGGTATTGGCGGGCAACTGCAAGACTTTCCAGCTCAATATGTAATAGGGTCTCCTAATGAACTCTACTTCAGTTGGTATCAATATCCATTGTTGCCACTCTCAACCACCGACCCCAAAACGACACAACAAACCAATCAAG AAGCAACAGCAACAGAGGCAATGACAGTGAAAGGTGCAGCAGTGCATGGAGCAGCATCTGGTTCTGAACACACTTCATTTGCTTAA
- the LOC133834404 gene encoding growth-regulating factor 2 isoform X2, translated as MDNFGVSDKKEEAIENNNNNNNTNIKACTNSSHVLGLGVELQSRESLPNKSMRMMMMTKMMMLDHHQTQANHNRLFQSSQIGVSDGPTTTTAPTNSNSTTTPTPKTNDYNNIYGLVGSSPVVFGAGAAVKSPLQQPFNTYCSSSSSSSITTTATPAAAAPVSYTTALRSPGGVMAASVGFPFTNAQLKELERQAMIFKYMVAAVPVPLDLLLPFNRTMTGSAIPIHYPYAEPGRCKRTDGKKWRCSRDVAPDQKYCERHMHRGRPRSRKHVEVQVNNNIHNNNNSNSSKRTRHDNQQQTLLASSSASLATSTVTNPQCHQSHFLGSSTTALPYHPSPVFMDKPVFESMPSLSADKEARSMEWMMKGEAVTMAASDPRWLHLMQSKMELPSKSSFCDNNSSSIFSQQEEPFLNLNSYGSFGTGEVEQDRECALFLNPEDVSLDNQQTNSDTPRSFIDAWSKTNMGETMAHSCSSVNQSSVSSQGKLSPSSLTLSMGGYGSMNDEMGRTQIGSGFNGSDDTKPHVSSWLTPASWATAASPPGGPLAEVLRSSSLTATTSAASDPSSPFPGNGDSGSPPATAVSSPSGVLQKTVTSLSDSSGCSSPGPGSSKVKAEIALL; from the exons ATGGATAACTTTGGCGTCTCAGACAAGAAAGAAGAAGCAATcgaaaacaacaacaacaataataatactaATATAAAAGCTTGTACAAATAGTAGTCACGTTCTTGGGTTGGGTGTGGAGCTGCAGAGTAGAGAATCATTGCCTAATAAGTCGATGAGAATGATGATGATGACGAAGATGATGATGCTTGATCATCATCAAACACAAGCTAATCACAACCGTCTATTTCAATCTTCCCAAATAGGGGTTTCTGATGgtcctactactaccactgctccTACAAACTCAAACTCAACCACAACACCAACACCTAAGACTAATGATTATAATAATATCTACGGTCTCGTTGGTTCTTCTCCTGTTGTATTTGGTGCCGGTGCAGCTGTAAAATCACCTCTGCAGCAGCCTTTTAATActtattgttcttcttcttcttcttcttctattactaccactgctactcctgctgctgCGGCTCCTGTCTCTTACACCACCGCCTTAAGATCTCCAG GTGGAGTCATGGCGGCGTCCGTGGGGTTTCCTTTCACTAATGCACAGCTGAAAGAGCTGGAGAGACAAGCCATGATATTCAAGTACATGGTGGCTGCTGTCCCTGTTCCCCTTGATCTTCTCCTTCCATTTAACAGAACCATGACTGGCTCAGCAATCCCCATCCATTACCCAT ATGCTGAGCCAGGGAGGTGTAAGAGAACTGATGGCAAAAAATGGAGATGCTCTCGTGATGTGGCGCCGGACCAAAAGTACTGTGAGCGTCACATGCACAGAGGTCGTCCCCGTTCAAGAAAGCATGTGGAAGTTCAAGTCAACAACAACATCcataacaacaacaacagcaacagcaGTAAGAGAACTCGTCATGATAATCAACAACAGACTCTTTTAGCTTCATCTTCTGCTAGTTTAGCAACTTCTACTGTTACCAATCCTCAATGTCATCAAAGTCACTTCCTTGGATCATCTACTACTGCTCTCCCATACCATCCTTCTCCTGTTTTTATGGACAAACCGGTTTTTGAATCTATGCCATCTCTTTCTGCAGACAAGGAAGCAAG GAGCATGGAGTGGATGATGAAAGGAGAAGCTGTAACCATGGCCGCTTCTGATCCAAGATGGCTTCATCTTATGCAGTCCAAAATGGAACTACCTTCAAAGTCCTCTTTCTGTGACAACAATAGTTCCTCCATCTTTAGCCAACAAGAGGAGCCATTTCTGAACCTGAATTCCTATGGGAGTTTTGGTACAGGAGAAGTTGAACAAGACAGAGAGTGTGCTTTGTTCCTTAACCCTGAAGATGTGTCTTTAGATAATCAGCAGACCAATTCTGATACCCCAAGAAGTTTCATTGACGCATGGTCAAAGACAAACATGGGAGAAACCATGGCTCACAGTTGTAGTAGTGTCAACCAAAGCTCTGTTTCATCACAGGGGAAGCTGTCACCCTCTTCACTCACTCTATCAATGGGGGGCTATGGCTCCATGAATGATGAAATGGGTAGGACTCAGATTGGTTCTGGGTTCAATGGAAGTGATGATACTAAACCCCATGTCTCAAGCTGGTTGACCCCTGCTTCTTGGGCTACTGCTGCTTCACCCCCAGGTGGTCCATTGGCTGAGGTTCTGAGATCCAGCTCATTGACTGCCACAACTAGTGCTGCATCTGATCCATCTTCACCATTCCCCGGGAATGGAGATTCCGGTAGTCCCCCGGCGACTGCTGTTTCTTCACCATCTGGGGTTCTTCAAAAAACGGTCACATCACTGTCTGATAGCAGTGGTTGTAGTAGCCCAGGTCCTGGAAGTTCAAAGGTCAAAGCAGAGATTGCCTTGCTTTAA
- the LOC133834400 gene encoding probable RNA-binding protein ARP1 isoform X1, which produces MYMQRERKMKEMVGSSEEGDTKYRKIFVGGLAWGTQRESMKAYFEQFGQIVEAVVIADKHTGRSKGYGFVTFKDPNSAIKACQDPYPVIDGRRTNCNLAAFGSPPHKNAPNTPQRGISGLWKVRSTSSPSSSSSMTMARPALDSLGVSTYNYQPLPEYAYPYGAYGYPSYQQDIYTVSYYNAAYGIGGQLQDFPAQYVIGSPNELYFSWYQYPLLPLSTTDPKTTQQTNQEATATEAMTVKGAAVHGAASGSEHTSFA; this is translated from the exons atgtatatgcaGAGAGAAAGGAAGATGAAGGAGATGGTGGGTTCATCAGAAGAGGGTgacacaaaatacagaaagattTTTGTAGGAGGGTTGGCTTGGGGAACTCAAAGGGAGTCCATGAAAGCCTATTTTGAGCAGTTTGGTCAGATTGTTGAAGCTGTTGTCATTGCTGATAAACATACTGGAAGATCCAAAGGCTATGGCTTT GTGACATTTAAGGATCCAAATTCAGCTATAAAAGCTTGTCAGGATCCTTACCCTGTCATTGATGGAAGAAGAACTAATTGTAACCTTGCTGCCTTCGGTTCTCCTCCTCACAAAAATGCTCCAAACACTCCTCAACGTG GAATTTCAGGGTTGTGGAAGGTCAGATCAacatcatcaccatcatcatcatcatcaatgaCTATGGCAAGGCCAGCTCTTGATTCTTTAGGTGTCTCAACATATAACTACCAACCTCTACCTGAATATGCATACCCTTATGGGGCTTATGG GTACCCCAGTTACCAGCAAGACATTTATACAGTG AGTTATTACAATGCTGCTTATGGTATTGGCGGGCAACTGCAAGACTTTCCAGCTCAATATGTAATAGGGTCTCCTAATGAACTCTACTTCAGTTGGTATCAATATCCATTGTTGCCACTCTCAACCACCGACCCCAAAACGACACAACAAACCAATCAAG AAGCAACAGCAACAGAGGCAATGACAGTGAAAGGTGCAGCAGTGCATGGAGCAGCATCTGGTTCTGAACACACTTCATTTGCTTAA
- the LOC133834402 gene encoding small heat shock protein, chloroplastic yields MASTLMSLLPTSSYTLPLNKAKLSNKLAHTSIAPCLATFPSRQSRAPAVRAQASDEGKDTAVDVHVNQGSTSNQTVEKRPRRLAMDVSPFGLLDPLSPMRTMRQMLDTMDRLFEDSMVFSPRNRWPSGEVRAPWDIKDDENEIKLRFDMPGLDKEDVKVSVEDSVLVIKGEHKVEEEEATSAAPPEESWSGGGGKSFSSYETRLQLPDNCDEEKIKAELKNGVLYIFVPKTKVERKVIDVQIQ; encoded by the exons ATGGCTTCAACATTGATGTCTTTGTTACCAACTTCTTCTTACACTTTGCCACTCAACAAAGCCAAACTCTCAAACAAATTGGCTCACACTAGTATTGCCCCTTGCTTGGCCACATTCCCTTCTAGGCAGTCTCGAGCCCCCGCGGTGAGAGCTCAGGCCTCCGACGAAGGCAAGGACACGGCGGTCGACGTTCATGTCAATCAAGGCTCTACTTCCAACCAAACTGTTGAAAAGAGACCTAGAAGACTAGCCATGGATGTTTCACCTTTTG GGTTATTGGACCCATTGTCGCCCATGAGAACTATGAGGCAAATGCTGGACACCATGGACAGGCTTTTCGAGGACTCGATGGTGTTCTCACCCAGAAACCGGTGGCCGTCGGGAGAGGTCCGAGCTCCATGGGACATCAAAGACGACGAGAACGAAATCAAGCTCCGGTTCGACATGCCGGGTCTCGACAAAGAAGACGTGAAGGTCTCTGTCGAGGACAGCGTTTTGGTCATCAAAGGAGAGCAcaaggtagaagaagaagaagcaacaTCCGCAGCACCACCGGAAGAGTCGTGGTCCGGCGGCGGCGGCAAGAGCTTCAGCTCCTACGAGACTCGTCTGCAACTCCCTGATAACTGCGACGAAGAGAAGATCAAGGCTGAGCTCAAGAATGGTGTTCTTTACATTTTTGTTCCCAAAACTAAAGTTGAACGCAAGGTTATCGATGTTCAAATCCAGTGA
- the LOC133834405 gene encoding protein IQ-DOMAIN 17-like — MGKIGGASSWLTLVKRAFRSPTKETNNEKRSSNSRRREENEPEEEEEEEEKKRGKRRWIFRKQLNQQEKKVIQHCETRTITTTAKITAAVTIPTNNPSGSLEAASTDRNNNKHRSSSSSHALAVAMATTAAAKAAVATAQAAVEVVRLSSTRPSLYIKDLAAMTIQTAFRGYLARRALRALKGLVKLQALVRGHNVRKRAKMTLQCMQALVRVQARVLDQRTRRLSLEESFVSSMLNDPISLRRSSYNVNANRKSLSREESRVVSEDDLAHWDNEHSESAQTLEHIEAMLRKTKEAATKRERALSYAFSQQMWRNECCVDQVESEPEPEGCWTRRHSLNKQWESTGRASCDHIIDPIKTVEIDTYRPYSNLSPIPHRAQHHNQHNYQRQQQQQRPQNSYCYFTPPAQVQYQQPLTPPSSKLRNLHNLTNTISPRCINKTPPYNYMAATASAKARSQSAPRQRASPTVTPEAEKTTAAGPSARKRLSFPVAGEANGSRSSSHQQRSSVSSRCSDSETSPLRSNESRQRRWLR, encoded by the exons ATGGGGAAGATTGGTGGAGCAAGCTCTTGGTTGACTCTGGTCAAAAGGGCTTTCAGGTCTCCTACTAAGGAGACTAATAATGAGAAAAGAAGTAGTAATagtagaagaagagaagagaatgaaccagaggaagaagaagaagaagaagaaaag AAGAGAGGAAAAAGGAGATGGATTTTCAGGAAGCAGCTGAATCAGCAAGAAAAAAAAGTCATACAACATTGTGAAACTAGGACCATAACAACTACTGCTAAGATCACTGCTGCTGTGACTATTCCGACCAACAATCCTTCCGGTTCTCTCGAGGCAGCTTCTACTGATCGTAATAATAACAAGCATAGATCTTCTTCTTCATCACATGCTCTTGCTGTGGCCATGGCCACAACAGCAGCTGCCAAAGCTGCAGTGGCGACAGCTCAAGCAGCCGTGGAAGTTGTTCGTCTAAGCAGTACTAGGCCTTCATTGTACATTAAAGACTTGGCTGCCATGACTATTCAGACCGCTTTCAGAGGATATCTG GCAAGAAGAGCTCTTCGGGCACTTAAGGGACTGGTAAAGCTGCAAGCTTTGGTAAGAGGTCATAATGTTAGAAAGCGTGCAAAGATGACCCTTCAGTGCATGCAAGCTCTGGTTCGAGTTCAGGCTCGAGTTTTGGACCAGCGCACCAGAAGACTTTCTCTGGAAGAAAGCTTTGTTTCTTCTATGCTTAACGATCCCATAAGCTTAAGAAGATCATCATACAATGTTAATGCTAACAGGAAGTCCCTT TCTAGAGAAGAAAGTAGAGTagttagtgaagatgatttagctCACTGGGATAATGAGCATTCAGAATCAGCACAAACGCTGGAGCATATTGAAGCCATGCTAAGGAAAACAAAAGAAGCAGCCACCAAACGTGAAAGGGCTCTTTCTTATGCCTTTTCTCAACAG ATGTGGCGAAATGAGTGTTGTGTGGACCAAGTTGAAAGCGAACCAGAACCAGAAGGGTGCTGGACTAGGAGACATAGTCTCAATAAGCAGTGGGAGAGCACAGGAAGAGCTTCATGTGATCATATCATAGACCCAATTAAAACAGTTGAAATTGACACATATCGACCTTATTCTAACTTAAGCCCCATACCCCACAGAGCACAACATCACAATCAACATAACTACCAACGCCAACAACAGCAACAAAGGCCTCAGAATTCGTATTGTTACTTCACTCCTCCAGCCCAAGTCCAATACCAACAACCTCTAACACCACCCTCTTCAAAGCTCAGAAATCTTCACAACTTGACCAACACCATTAGCCCCCGTTGCATCAACAAAACGCCACCCTATAACTACATGGCTGCAACGGCCTCAGCCAAGGCCCGGTCTCAAAGTGCGCCGAGGCAAAGGGCCTCTCCAACGGTGACCCCAGAAGCAGAGAAGACGACAGCAGCAGGGCCGTCAGCTAGGAAACGACTGTCGTTTCCTGTTGCTGGTGAGGCCAATGGAAGCCGCAGCAGCAGCCACCAGCAGAGGTCGAGCGTTTCATCTCGTTGCTCGGACAGCGAGACTTCTCCTCTCAGAAGCAATGAGTCTAGGCAGAGAAGGTGGTTGAGGTAG
- the LOC133834401 gene encoding uncharacterized protein LOC133834401, which translates to MGNYSCTLCRRLVPCSTKQGEVVRVVKIDGKVLTFMEPILVQDVVVKVSGDTNSSVIGLSKEALSSETLPLDYELKLGKVYYVVTSINKNPSGISSMDKEVGGVKRIKIVITKQQLKELLNKQISMEEVLLSGMEKSSTANWKPNLESIPEEPC; encoded by the coding sequence ATGGGAAATTACTCATGTACCCTTTGCAGAAGATTGGTACCTTGTTCAACCAAGCAAGGAGAAGTTGTAAGAGTTGTGAAGATTGATGGGAAGGTCTTGACTTTCATGGAGCCAATTCTAGTACAAGATGTGGTTGTCAAAGTTTCTGGTGACACTAATAGTAGTGTTATTGGTTTATCTAAAGAAGCTCTATCATCAGAGACTCTTCCACTAGATTATGAGCTCAAATTAGGTAAGGTTTACTATGTTGTTACTTCTATTAACAAAAACCCTTCTGGGATTTCGTCTATGGATAAGGAAGTTGGTGGTGTtaagaggattaagattgttaTAACGAAGCAACAGTTGAAAGAGTTGTTGAATAAGCAGATATCAATGGAAGAGGTACTGCTTTCTGGTATGGAAAAGTCTTCCACAGCTAATTGGAAACCAAATCTTGAGTCAATCCCTGAAGAGCCTTGTTAG
- the LOC133834404 gene encoding growth-regulating factor 2 isoform X1 — translation MDNFGVSDKKEEAIENNNNNNNTNIKACTNSSHVLGLGVELQSRESLPNKSMRMMMMTKMMMLDHHQTQANHNRLFQSSQIGVSDGPTTTTAPTNSNSTTTPTPKTNDYNNIYGLVGSSPVVFGAGAAVKSPLQQPFNTYCSSSSSSSITTTATPAAAAPVSYTTALRSPGGVMAASVGFPFTNAQLKELERQAMIFKYMVAAVPVPLDLLLPFNRTMTGSAIPIHYPFGGEYKLRFSNGTDAEPGRCKRTDGKKWRCSRDVAPDQKYCERHMHRGRPRSRKHVEVQVNNNIHNNNNSNSSKRTRHDNQQQTLLASSSASLATSTVTNPQCHQSHFLGSSTTALPYHPSPVFMDKPVFESMPSLSADKEARSMEWMMKGEAVTMAASDPRWLHLMQSKMELPSKSSFCDNNSSSIFSQQEEPFLNLNSYGSFGTGEVEQDRECALFLNPEDVSLDNQQTNSDTPRSFIDAWSKTNMGETMAHSCSSVNQSSVSSQGKLSPSSLTLSMGGYGSMNDEMGRTQIGSGFNGSDDTKPHVSSWLTPASWATAASPPGGPLAEVLRSSSLTATTSAASDPSSPFPGNGDSGSPPATAVSSPSGVLQKTVTSLSDSSGCSSPGPGSSKVKAEIALL, via the exons ATGGATAACTTTGGCGTCTCAGACAAGAAAGAAGAAGCAATcgaaaacaacaacaacaataataatactaATATAAAAGCTTGTACAAATAGTAGTCACGTTCTTGGGTTGGGTGTGGAGCTGCAGAGTAGAGAATCATTGCCTAATAAGTCGATGAGAATGATGATGATGACGAAGATGATGATGCTTGATCATCATCAAACACAAGCTAATCACAACCGTCTATTTCAATCTTCCCAAATAGGGGTTTCTGATGgtcctactactaccactgctccTACAAACTCAAACTCAACCACAACACCAACACCTAAGACTAATGATTATAATAATATCTACGGTCTCGTTGGTTCTTCTCCTGTTGTATTTGGTGCCGGTGCAGCTGTAAAATCACCTCTGCAGCAGCCTTTTAATActtattgttcttcttcttcttcttcttctattactaccactgctactcctgctgctgCGGCTCCTGTCTCTTACACCACCGCCTTAAGATCTCCAG GTGGAGTCATGGCGGCGTCCGTGGGGTTTCCTTTCACTAATGCACAGCTGAAAGAGCTGGAGAGACAAGCCATGATATTCAAGTACATGGTGGCTGCTGTCCCTGTTCCCCTTGATCTTCTCCTTCCATTTAACAGAACCATGACTGGCTCAGCAATCCCCATCCATTACCCAT TTGGGGGTGAATACAAGCTGAGATTTTCAAATGGTACAGATGCTGAGCCAGGGAGGTGTAAGAGAACTGATGGCAAAAAATGGAGATGCTCTCGTGATGTGGCGCCGGACCAAAAGTACTGTGAGCGTCACATGCACAGAGGTCGTCCCCGTTCAAGAAAGCATGTGGAAGTTCAAGTCAACAACAACATCcataacaacaacaacagcaacagcaGTAAGAGAACTCGTCATGATAATCAACAACAGACTCTTTTAGCTTCATCTTCTGCTAGTTTAGCAACTTCTACTGTTACCAATCCTCAATGTCATCAAAGTCACTTCCTTGGATCATCTACTACTGCTCTCCCATACCATCCTTCTCCTGTTTTTATGGACAAACCGGTTTTTGAATCTATGCCATCTCTTTCTGCAGACAAGGAAGCAAG GAGCATGGAGTGGATGATGAAAGGAGAAGCTGTAACCATGGCCGCTTCTGATCCAAGATGGCTTCATCTTATGCAGTCCAAAATGGAACTACCTTCAAAGTCCTCTTTCTGTGACAACAATAGTTCCTCCATCTTTAGCCAACAAGAGGAGCCATTTCTGAACCTGAATTCCTATGGGAGTTTTGGTACAGGAGAAGTTGAACAAGACAGAGAGTGTGCTTTGTTCCTTAACCCTGAAGATGTGTCTTTAGATAATCAGCAGACCAATTCTGATACCCCAAGAAGTTTCATTGACGCATGGTCAAAGACAAACATGGGAGAAACCATGGCTCACAGTTGTAGTAGTGTCAACCAAAGCTCTGTTTCATCACAGGGGAAGCTGTCACCCTCTTCACTCACTCTATCAATGGGGGGCTATGGCTCCATGAATGATGAAATGGGTAGGACTCAGATTGGTTCTGGGTTCAATGGAAGTGATGATACTAAACCCCATGTCTCAAGCTGGTTGACCCCTGCTTCTTGGGCTACTGCTGCTTCACCCCCAGGTGGTCCATTGGCTGAGGTTCTGAGATCCAGCTCATTGACTGCCACAACTAGTGCTGCATCTGATCCATCTTCACCATTCCCCGGGAATGGAGATTCCGGTAGTCCCCCGGCGACTGCTGTTTCTTCACCATCTGGGGTTCTTCAAAAAACGGTCACATCACTGTCTGATAGCAGTGGTTGTAGTAGCCCAGGTCCTGGAAGTTCAAAGGTCAAAGCAGAGATTGCCTTGCTTTAA